The genomic window TTTGGTGGGAGTTTGTGTGAAACCTCAGTCAcagaataatttatttttagtCAACTGATTAAAGTTTTTCCCTTCCTATAAGATTCTACTCATTGCCAAGCCTTTCCATTCAAAGATTTGTATATTTTGAGGGTTCCTTCTATGTGTGTGAACTGTGAATAATACAAAGCATCAATATTTGTCATTCAGCATCTCCATTACCAGCTGTTCATAGTGGTCATAGTTTTAACTTTTAAGGCACATAGGTAGCTAACAGGAACATATCTGACTTATTCTATGAGCATAAAATGAATAATATTGTCACTGTTACCTCCTTTGCTTCTTCCATAAGCTCTGGCCCTAACTTTTTCAATAGCAATACAGTCTTTGGTGGAGACTTCCACATGAGCATCTGTTGCTGGGTGGTTGGATGTGTGAAAGCCAATGAGGATTCAGTGACCTTTTCTCTGGTGCAAGAAAAGCCATCAGTACGAACTAAATACATCTCTGCTTTCCTTCTTGATTGAACTCTGACAACACCAGTTGTGGAAGCACACATATTACCCTCGACAAGATCCACATCACCATCTGAATCAATAGAACTTTTAGAATTCTTGCTCACATTTTCTCTTACAGCAGTAGATAAAACTTCCCTACTGAAGTTATTGCTAACATTAGTTCTTGAAATCTTGGGATCAACAGCAATGCTGTAACTTTTCCCACCAAGATACCCATTCCCATTCAGAATGTaagaagaagaatttttgctgCTGACAGATTTTCCAATAATATCACCAGTAACGTTATCCACATCAGTAGGTCTCCCATTTGAATTTCTGAATTTCATCCGCCCTGTTGACAGGGAATCTGTAAGGACTCCATTGCTCTGGACAGACGATTTGTGCATCTCTCCTGAGATAGCAAATACTACAAATCTTTTCTTCTGAGAATTAAGGTAAGTCTTAGGAGAAATTTCTCTACTTTTGAAAAACTGAGACATTTCTTTCTTGGAGAAAAAATTGCATGTAGGAAATTGTGCCTTGAATGGATCACAATCCACAGAGAAATTCAAGACATTTTTTGCCTCAACATCTTCAGTTTTCTCATGGTGAGCTACAGTATTATGTGCAGAGGCAAGCCTGGAAGCATCCTCTCCATTCTCGTTGTTATTTTGCACAGCCGCAATGCCCTTTTCTCTGTTTGTTCCATGAAAGCTACAAGTTGTATCTGAGTCAGACTGTGAATCAGTTTTATCTTCTACAAGAAAACCGCCGTTTAAATTTAATGGGACAAAACTCTGCATGCTTTGATACTCCTCACCCTTGCCATATTTCAATGATTTTCCATTAAGATCAAGTGATTGATTTGGAACAAGTTGCATTGAGGGTCGTGTAATGTACTGCCTCCATCTTGAAACCATGGCAGATGTTCTATTAACTCCTTCCTGACTATGGAGATAAATTGGCCTTCTGTTGGGATCCGAAACCAATGAAGCAAACAACTCAACCCATTGCATTGAAGGTGCAGTTCCAACTTCAACTGGCAAATTTACCACTTCTATCTTTCCGTATGAAACAGCTTGATCAATAGCTGACTGGTAATATTCATCTTTGACAGCCTCCTCCCTGAGATCTACAATAGTTTTATATCCTCTATCCAGTAACCAGGCCAGACCTTCATCGTTTACTTGACCTCCCCTCCAGAATGCTACTTCGGAGTCTTCCAGCATTGCATATTGTTTTGTAGAGGAAAAGTAGACTGGACTCCAATTTGCAAATATTGTTGGACATGGACAGCCATCCTCACGTGAAAATCCAGCATCATAGCAGACATTCTTCAACCTCTGCAATCGCCTCCAAATGATAATGCTGCGGTTGTCTGAGGGCGTCAAATAGTTTGCAAGTGCAACTTGCAGACTCTCACAGCACCTCTTCATCTCACCTCTAAAAATAGCTAGTGGAGGAAGCTTACCATCTAAAATATTTACATCAGCAGTCTGAAATGAATTCATGAAAGAAGACCTTCCAGAAAGGACATCTTCTCTGCCCTTGTTTAGGAGTGCTAACATGCAGCCAAGTATTGCAACCACCTTCTCTTCCAATAATGACATATCCTCAGAAGGGGTATCATAGGTAACAGTACATTCTCCAGTCTCTGGGTTGCAAAGAGTATCCATTATAGCAGTATGAAGTTGCTCTGCAGCCCTAAAGATCCTACAATACGCCTCAACTTCTGCAATATCACCAGGAACAGGACCAACCCATAACAGTTGAGACATATCCTTAGTCTGGAAGGTCTACAAAATAAAACATGACCATAAAACAGGTGTCAAAATAAGCACGATTTCATCATATTTCCATTTTATCCACTTAGTAATGCTCTGTTCGAACTTAGCACAATTTTGACTAAGGTTTTAACTTCTAGTGGGATGGCCAGGTGCCCCACCATCCCGTGTCGAGATGGCACCACCGGAAGTGTAAGACAGGGCACCATCTGGAGTGTTAAGATGGGACATGTCATGAAATAGACCTGGACAGGATGAGACATCAACCCTCCTGAGTGTCGATATGTGGCACATCACATTCCATAGAAAAATCAGGATAGTCCCATGCCATGGTATTTAAAACCTTAACTTTAACAATTTCAAGGGAGGGTGAGAGATTGTTTGAATGTTTGCAAAATTAAGAGAAGATAGTTGGAGATAGAGCTGCAGTGGATGCACCCAGCGAGAATGAGATTTCTAGTGAAGTATGTGATTGATAAGAATCAAAGACAAGGTCCTACCTAATATTTCAGAAGTATTTAAGACTCCTATCCAATTAGCTTGCTGCCTTTACATCGAAGACTGTTCACAGACTAAACTGTACGATATGGATTAAAAACCAAAATTTAACCCACCAGTTTCTTCTCAATTTTGGTGCTTTTATGATGGATAGGCAAGTGCAAGACAACTGTGTTAAAGAACCCAAGATGCAACATGTAAATTATACAATGAAATTCAAAGAAAGCTCGTTAAAGGATTCTTAAAGGGGACAAGTGCAGTTAACATGCCTTCTACCATTGTTATAAGCCATCTGAACAGCCAGTCTAATATCAGTAGTCAAGTGAACAATTCGAAGcacatattaaaattaataaatgatcGCCTGTTCAGTCACCGCCCACGTCATTGATCCTAGATGGCACTCAGAGATTGGTGAGTACATGGCTGGTGAGTGGTGTCAGGAAGGATCCTAGATACTGTTCCACCAATCACCAACTGCCATGCTGGATCAGTGAAGTGAATGGTGACTGGACAGGTGGACTTGAGCGTTTTTCTTAAGAATCGTTGAACCAACACACCAAAAACTTAACAAATGAAAATATATCTGGGAATCGATCCTTCAGCGAAAACATGTTGATCAAGAAAAATCTCCAAGAAGCCGCCACCTTTTCTAATTTCACCTTCATCCCATTAGCACCAAAATGTGCTCAGAATGGATGGATCAAAAGCACAATCTACAGGCGTTGGTAATTACACTTGTAATCATAGTAGCACAATATATAGGCGTGGGTAATTGCACTTGTAATCACGGTAGTCCACAAGATGAGTTCTTTTCGATGAAAAATTCCATAAACCAAGAAACACTTCGGGTTCTGAAATCAGTTTGGGACAAATAAGATATAAAACTAAAAGAATAATCAAGATTAGATAAATGCTTTGCCTAACAATTCAAGAAAAGAAACGAGATACAAACTTCTCCTTGCACCTTGTATTCAAGAAAACAAAATTGGACAGAAACCCATTTCGAGATAGATAAGAGAACGAACGTGAGAATCTAAACCGATCCGAGAGGAGAAGAAATcggagagcccggctcccgcaacaACAACAGACCTCCGCGCCTCCCCATCCACCGCTCCCCGCCCCGCTCTCCTCCACCGCCACCTTCCCTTCAACACAAGAAAACCCTCGACACCTCCGCCGCCGCGGCTGCCGCACCGGCTCCTTTCGCCGGGAAGAATCGCAAGCTTCAGGGGGCCGCGGCCCCCGCAGGCCGCCAGCATCGGATCCCAAATCCGATCCAAACCAATGAGAGATCAGTCCGAATCCAAGATCACTGCAATCACCGAGAAGAAGtaccagaagaagaagaaaatcttTGGGACTGCGGAGAGGAAAGAAGAGGGGTGGAGTTTTCTTTGCGTTTTCTTCTTCGTGGATTGATTAATTGGGAGGGAAGTTCGGCGCCGGGACACCATCGTTTCCATCCACAAATATTTCGTTGAGATTGTGTTCTGGTTGCGGGTAGATGGCGACTCACGCCTATTAAGAGAGCTCTCCCAGCTTGGAATCGCTTGCGACTCGTGAGGATAATGCGCCGCGCTCTCTATCCTCCTAATTTTATCCGCCCAGGCTGGAGCAGCGCGTCCCAATCGAGAAATTATTCCCTGCACGGCGTCACAACCGCTCGTGTTTGCATTCAGATGCGCGCCCATAAAGCTTTGTAGGAACGAGCGGTTGTGGTTGATGGGATGCGAAATAATGTCTCGTCCCAGTCGCTGTTGGGTTCGTTGTTCGGGGGAAGAGAATAACCTGGTGCGTATGGATAGATGAACTAAGGCTGCGCCGGTAGCTGacaatttattaaaattattgataatttaatatgataatttaaattattatatttgatatattttttagatgATAATGTAGATTATTTTGACAATTCAGATTGTCTCATGGAAGATAATCTGAATTATCTTGAAGAGAGATGACTATCCAAATTATTATTTttcgataatattataataaaaatttggaataaaattattcttcaaaaaaatcatacaaaatctaTTGTTCAATCTTTTCTCTTCCTCGACTTCTCCATCTCTCTTTGTCTGCCCACAACTCCTCCATCTTTCTTCTCCACTGCTCTCTGTAGCTCTTCCACATCCATCCCCATCATCTCCATGACTCCACATGCATCCACCCCTCTTCAACCCCCACTGTCTGCGGTTCCTCACACCTCTCAGCCCATAATTTATCTACACCACCACTATATCCACATCACtcctattatttttcatcaaaaaaaaaaagaataaaattattaaagatattttaaaatttaatttcatattatcgataatctaattatcatatcaaatatgtcaatcaaaatttttaataattttattataatattatctatatatatgaaatatggtaatcaatattattaataatttaatgataatattttattttaaaaataatttatatcactTTTCAAGATTATTTGATGATGtatcaaatataatttaaaaaaatatacgaaTGATACGGCCAGCATGATCGTATACGAGAAATTATCATATATATTCTACAATATTCGGCAAAAAAATATGCACATCATCATTATTGAAAAAAAGATACTTTAATACAAGCTTAATTTAAAAGTTTTGggggtaaaaaaatttattttaagcatcagttgacaatttttttttagttggaacgaaaaaatttatgtttttgaattgacataattattttttattgaatggTATAAGACATTTGCGGTAGAACGATTCTGATGAATAATTTTTCGAACGGATGCATGTGAATGGCCTATGCGCAATCAATCACGTGCTACCATGTCAATGTGTGGTGTCGTTTGCACGCCCATAATTATGTAACACTTAAAAAATGATATATGGGCATTCCTTATCCATTGAAATGACAGCACTGCATGTTTATCTAGTTATTACAGGACTTCTAGTCTGATGTGACAAGTGGCTGGTTTATATCAAGCTGTGGTGACTCATTCACCTCCAAATGTAATGGTCCAGACGCAACCTATGAGAAGGTTGTTTCAAGTGTGTTAAAATCAAACCTGCAGGCTCATCTAGACTTTTTATAGAGGACAATTCCGATTGCCTTTGGGTTTACCTATTCCTGACTTCCTGAGTGAGGTGAGGATGATATTGAGATCTGACAGTATCACCACCCTTTGAGCATGAATATAGAAACCAGGTTTTTATTTTGCTTCGTGAGGCAAACCAATCGAGCAGACCATCTAGGGATGTAGGTTCATATTGTCATGACATTTGCACATATGATTAGAAACAATTTTTACTCTCGGTAAAGTAATGATGCATATTATGGTGGCACGTTCAATTTACAAGGCTAGATAAATTTTTACTTGTGACCAATTGACAAGGCTAAACGATGGAATAAGAATGATCGAGGAACTTAAGAAGTACAACCAGCAAGGCATCCTCATGATTCTTACCATTTGGACGAGTGATTTGCATATACAACCAGCATAAGCATAAGCATAATAACAAAGGCAGACTGGCATCAAAGACTTTAAATTCATAGTACATTTTCCACTTTGCCATCCTAACAAGTCAGATATAACTGCTTGGAAACAAGGACATCTCACTGCCTCACCCTCATGGGAAGAAACAATCTACAAGGTGCTCATAACATTTTTCATGTCTTGTATGCGTGTCCAGGATCTGGATCGGCAACAACTGCTTAACCAACACAAAAGATGAAAAACTAACATCAATGAACGATCTTGGTTACCAAGACGCATACAAAACGACCAGAGATACTATCATTCTTGCTCAACTTAAAGTCCATTTCTGCTCAAGCATAAACAGGAGGATGTATCTCTGAGCCCCATGAGTACAAGTCGAAGGCGGTATTGTTTTTGTCCATCAAGAGGCCAATTCTATAGACCTTGGGGAGATGGAAAGCTTGTCAACTTAAGATTTACATTGATCTGCATTACTTACTACCACAGGCACACTAAAATTCATTTCCTCTGTCTTGAGTAAGAGTCATGCTTTGAGATCTAACTCTATCAATTATCTTTTGCCGGCCCGACAAATCTTCTTCATACCCAACCACCTAAGCCACAAAGACAAATTTGTGAAAAATGGATTTCTTCATCTTACCGAATGAGCAGTAGCATTCAAAGATTGATTACAGACCTGAGACTCTGTCTGCGTCTCACTGAAAGCATCATAAGCACCAGTATTTCCATCATGAACAGTAGTGTTAGGAACAGTATCCTGTTTCTGGGGCCTAAGAAAACAATCTCACAGTTAGGCAACAAAAAGGTTGTCATGGATCAAAGGATTGAGCACCCACATAGGGCTTTTTCTTTTGTGTGCGCGCATGCTTGCATGTGAGAGTGAATGTAAATGCAACGTTAGATGGTCTTTTATGACCCTAACATGTTAGATTCTATGATTTGACACCTAAATCATTAGGTTAAAGATATTGAGAAGAAATGATCCAAGTATCTATGAACACAAATATGTTTCCTGCACCATGGAAAGATGAAACAacattttcaagaaaaaattctgaAAAGAAAATCTCCATATGAAGCAGAGAAACAAGCATCTTAAAAAATCATGGAATAATGTTTAGGCTGCATTCATATTACACTAATTTTGCTCTACTTGAaggaaataatttttagcaaccaTTCATCGTTAGTTCCACGGCATTGAGGATAAGAATACACGCAGAAGTGTAGAAGAGAAGCAATGCGTGCCCTTTTAGCAAGAAAGCATTAAGAAGCaatttatagaaagattaattagattATTTCTTTCATGTTACAGGATGCGGTTGCAGAGGTAACTTGAGTGGGAATATTGTGAACAGAAGGGTTGTAGAAACCAAAAGGTAATGCGAACAGGAATAAATGGCAGATAAGATGGTATCACAACTTCAATCAGTAATTCTTCGTTGATATTGGGAAATAAAAGAGAAACCCACAATAGTTTATTACAGAATTCTAGTTATATGCATTACAAAACACCATGAATCAGATTCCAAAAATAAAGCAATATGCAGCCGCACATCTACATGTCACACTGACAAACAATTTCAAAAATAAAGCACACTGACAATGAATCCTAATAGCTGCATCTTTTACTGGAAGAGATTTCTCATTCAGGAAAAAGACTAAAATATTGATATCATAAtcacatcaattttttttctttgcgcACTGGGAAATTCTGGTATCTTACACCAAGAACTGTGTTCAAAACTTCTACTAAGTTCTTCTCTTGTGCAATTTTTATGGTTCTAAATAAAATCAGAGGGATTTTTTGCTCAAGTTGCAAAATAGAATAGTCACAACCTTCTGACACTTCATATGCTTTCAGCATACATCAGGGAAGTACAGTCTTTTACATCAAAAGATATGCCCAAAACCTTTAATAGTTCCTTCTTTTATGTAACTGGTTGTGACTATATTGAAAACTGGAGGCTATGCTGCACAGAAAGCCAGTTTGCATAGAGTTCACTAATGTGCATAAATatatctctctcctctctctctctgtgtttgTATGCACGGGCACACACAcacagtgtgtgtgtgtgtgtgtgcatgggcACATACGTGTGTGCGTGCATGCGCAGGCGCACGTGTGTGTGCATGCATGCGCGGCGTGCAGTATGTGCACATGCATGTGTGTGCACAAAAGCACATGCATGCATGTCCAAGGGAATGCATATGCACATGTTTGTGCATGTGAGTGCACACATTTGCAGCCACATAAATGGGATTCTTAAGTCAAGATAACATATCCTTGCCTCCTACAGGTTAATCACTATATACTGCATCCAAGTGTTGTATTGTGCAAAATGTTTAACAGTTGCTGGTTTGAGCCATAAACTTGCAGTATTTTCGGGGAATCATATTTCTGCACTGCAAAAAGTTTTAAGCTTGCTGTATAACCAAAACAACACAATGAACACATGATATAATTTTGTCCAAAAGATGAATGTGTTGCAGCCTACCTGCTTAACCAATGCCGTGAAATCCCAAAGGTTGAGTGAGAATTTTCATTATCTTGACCAAGGATAGTATGATCATGTGAGTATATCTGGAGCTGGCTGTTAAAGAACTACATATGCATCTACCAGTATAATTAGTGATACACAAAGAAATGCATATCAAAATTAAGGATACACTTCGATCACACCCAGACCTTCCAGGTGACCTCATGTCTTGGATCTTGCATATAGAGAGGCAAAAAcaaaaaagcaaaaataaaaataaagtcatAGAGCATGATTACGAACAACAAAAAGTATATTGGATCAGTACCTTAGCGATTGGGCTAGTAGGTCCTCTATGGCATCTGCCACGTCAGGAACAGCATGAGAACCAACCATTAGATTTTCTGGTACTTTGTGTTTCTTGGATGCATCAATACTACTAGTACATTCTGACAACCTGGACCTTTTGCCAAAAGTACTCAAATGTTCTGGTTCTTCACAGAGGCTGTCATTCATAATGCCTGTTCAATCCAAATAGTCTTATGGTAATGCAATCAAAGAAAAAGACTTGATCTTACTGACACAGAGACAATTACCAGAATTTGCTTCGAGTTATCCACTGCCCCTTGGGACTCGCTAAGCAACTGAGATGGAACAACTCCAGAAACCATACAAGCTGCCTGTGTTGGATATTGACTGATTGTGCATAGACCTGCTTCCCTGTCCTGAGAGGTAGCTGGTTTGGGTAGAAATGGATCTAAAGCAACTATCGTATCCTGAAAATCATTTGGAAAGACTGAATAGACCTGCTTGATAAGGTTTCAGTCTGAAGGCTGCATCACCAAAGAGTGCAGAATATACCTGTTTAATACATTCAGTGATCCAATCAGCGGTAACTGATTGAATCCCCCAATTACAGGCAGCTCATACTTTGGACCACTGGTAAACTTACATAACAAATGGGTTACTTTTTTGGTCAGCTTTTCTGTAAATTTAGCTCCTAAAGTAAAGCATAGATTTCTCAGTAATAGCCTGTCTTTCGCTTCATACTGCGAGATGCAGAATCGGAGGCTTTCAAACCCAGGCAGCGGAATGTGGCAGCGCAGTGGAGAGTAGATAATGTGGCCCCCAACATCTTGTAAGCAGCCTCCTGTTCAAAATGAGTACAGAAACCAGAAGCATTTGTAGATTGATAGTGTGCAAAAGAATGGGTATATGATTTCAAGAATAAAAGGAATTGTAAATCTAGCCAAATAATGTTATGTAAAATGTATATACAGTGAGTGAGTTTGTGATGCGCGTGcacgcatgagagagagagagaggagagcgtTAGTCATCTCATATATGAAAAACATACATATCATAAGAATAATGGATATTTGTTGTATGTATGTAGGTAGCATGTGCAGCCACATCCACACATGAAGACATGCATATCACACAAGAGATGTCGCCAATATCATGATAAGCATAccacgagagagagagaaagaatagTTGATATATGCAAGCACGTATTCCATTCTATACTTCATCAGCATACTCTATCAGTAACAATTTTCTATTGCATTTTCTACAGCATAAAACAATCCAAATAGCCATACCCAACAACAGGCATTCTTTGAAGAAAAGAGGGTAAGATGGGTGCCATATAACAAGTTGAAACTCATAAGACCCTACAAGATTAATTTGTGGAAGAACAACAGCAAAGAGGGTAATTTGGTAGAACTTGCTAATTGACATAATTGCTCCACACATGTAATGTCAGCATTCACAATGATTTAGGTGAGGATGAGTTAACATTGGTGACATCTTGCATTCTTGTTATGCAAGCAATCTATACTTttctaaaagaggatttatttTGTCCGGCTTTCAACAAATATATTTGGGTGTCCAAAATACAGTTTCTGGTGGTGAACAAAATCCTTGAATTCTAACAGTTGTGATTGGAGGCCAGTTAGCAAAAGTCACTTTTTGGCTTAGTAACAAGTGGCACCTACCAAGTGTATCAGACCTTGCTGAACCAGCAGGGTTGATGCAGGCCAATGATACCCTACATATCACAAGGTATCACAGCATAGAACAAATAGATGCCCAGTGCTTGCACCAACCCACACAGCATGGCATGTTCAACACGGATTGGCGCAGACGGTCATTTGCATCATTGCTAACCTCAAATGCTTCCATAATCTACTCAATCAGAATCAAAATTTGATGTTACTCTATGGTCATCAGCATTAATCCTGTGATCATGTCTCATGCTGTGGGAACAAGGTTATGTTATTAAGGAACTGGAGTTGCGATGTCCTATTGTCAAATTGTAGCCTTACGAATGGGAATGAGTAAACTCTTTAATCACGAACACTAGCATGTCTTCTGCAACGGACTCTTAGACTGGTTTAAGAAGCCAATGATAACAGTTTGAATGGGTTGAGCAAATAGAATGCACCAAGTTCAGGTAGCAATGAACTGAGGCATCAGATACATGGAATTCCACAATCTGATATCTGTAGTTACCAAACTTCTGTGATCCAAATCCACCATTCAAGAAACAAAATAAACAAGTTTCAGACATCATATTCACTAAGCACACGTTGGCTAACTCAGAAAACCTCGGGATCAATCTTGATAACATTTCAGCATTTCATAAACATCACCAAAACAAATTCAGACCTTCCAATATGAGCAGCAAATAGGTAAATTTCAACATATTGCATCCAGAGGAAATAAAAAGTGAAGTTAAATGATAGGAATCCCAGCCAAATCAACATTTCACATACCTCTAAACAGCAGCGTATCCAGTGAGTGGAAACAACAGTAGACTCAGAACATCTGGAGGAATCTGCAATACACCATGGCGCTCAATGATGAAATGCACCTTCATCCTATGTTGATTATCAACTATTACACCTCCTCCTTGCTTGATCCACTCAATAATCTGAGCCCTCTGATCAAAACAATGGAAAACAACTGAATTTAGAAGATGAAATTAAAGAAGAGTATCCACTTCAATATCAAGATGTTGAAGGCAGAAGAAAATGACGCAAGCTGGAGCATTATAATGTGTAGTTGTTCAATTCAACTGTTCACATAGACAAGCATATGAAGCCATGGCATATAGAACTTCATGACATAATAAATACTCTACAGGACAAGTGTAAATTTCACGCCAACTTATCCCACTGATCCAGCTGTCAATTTCTGTCATAAAGAATAGGCAGAATATGGAGTTCTAATTTTCTCTATAATAAGCTACTAATAAGTAGTCAGAAGTGCCATTATAATGAAGATGCTgtcaggaaggaaaagaaaatactGACTAACCCGATCTTGTGGAAACAAGGTTGAAAAACAGAATGTTCTTCCCCTGAAAATATTTGAAGCTTTGACATTTTGAACGTCCATAGTTCCAGAACTAGATCTGCACCTATCCTTATTCACACTGTTTGATGCATGGAAATGATTTGATTGTCCAGATTTAGTAGCTAATTCCACTAGCTGCTACCACCTAAACCATTTTCGGTcatgtcttttcctttttttcttcctaATAACAATTCTGCTTCAAAATTCTTATCCTCTGAGACATGAACCACCGGCACATGAGGAACGCTAACAAAGCTTTTCACCTTCTTGATACCACAAGCATCTGTAGATGGCTCCACACGAATGCATGTAGAATCTATGAATTCAGGAACACCAAATCAAGGGGGAAATCAAGCTGACATTTGAGATCAGTAAGAGTAGCAAACAGATCAAAAAGATCTACATATTTTAAAATGACTGAAGCAGCATAGATACAGCATTGTTGATATTTTTTTGTCAATAAAACATGAAAAACAGATGTAGAACTTAAAACAACAGCAGGAAAAAATAATACCTTTTGGAAAAAGAAGCTCAGTTGCAATATGCCTGGGGGATACAGGAAGTTCTTTCTTTGCCCGATCACATTCTTCCAGCCAGGCCGACTTTACCATATTGATGACACCCCAAGCTGCTAAGCGCCGTACCTCTTTCTTTTCACTACAAAAAGATCAAACAGTCTATGAGTTCGATTGTAGGtgcactagctcctagatctgcAAATTAAATATGGAACCTAAATGATAGAAAAATTGTTCATTTTCCAAAAAATCTAATGGCCCACATAGAGAAACTTACACCTCTGATGGTGCACCTATTATAATGTGTGTCACTTTTCACTCAATAACATATGTCGAGATCCCCCGCCTTTACGTGTCATAGCGACTAGTTTAGACAGTTCCCTTTCCTCAAAACCCACTAGAAAAATTCTGCAATCTGACAAATAAAGGTCATTATCTTCTGTTTCAGAGTCCTCAGCAATATGAGCTTCAAATTTTGCTTCATCCTTCGTCTCTAAGGCAGTAGAATCAGTGCCCTCATTGTTGACCTTAGTAGCATCCGA from Elaeis guineensis isolate ETL-2024a chromosome 9, EG11, whole genome shotgun sequence includes these protein-coding regions:
- the LOC105051795 gene encoding probable NAD kinase 2, chloroplastic isoform X1 → MLAACGGRGPLKLAILPGERSRCGSRGGGGVEGFLVLKGRWRWRRAGRGAVDGEARRSVVVAGAGLSDFFSSRIGLDSHTFQTKDMSQLLWVGPVPGDIAEVEAYCRIFRAAEQLHTAIMDTLCNPETGECTVTYDTPSEDMSLLEEKVVAILGCMLALLNKGREDVLSGRSSFMNSFQTADVNILDGKLPPLAIFRGEMKRCCESLQVALANYLTPSDNRSIIIWRRLQRLKNVCYDAGFSREDGCPCPTIFANWSPVYFSSTKQYAMLEDSEVAFWRGGQVNDEGLAWLLDRGYKTIVDLREEAVKDEYYQSAIDQAVSYGKIEVVNLPVEVGTAPSMQWVELFASLVSDPNRRPIYLHSQEGVNRTSAMVSRWRQYITRPSMQLVPNQSLDLNGKSLKYGKGEEYQSMQSFVPLNLNGGFLVEDKTDSQSDSDTTCSFHGTNREKGIAAVQNNNENGEDASRLASAHNTVAHHEKTEDVEAKNVLNFSVDCDPFKAQFPTCNFFSKKEMSQFFKSREISPKTYLNSQKKRFVVFAISGEMHKSSVQSNGVLTDSLSTGRMKFRNSNGRPTDVDNVTGDIIGKSVSSKNSSSYILNGNGYLGGKSYSIAVDPKISRTNVSNNFSREVLSTAVRENVSKNSKSSIDSDGDVDLVEGNMCASTTGVVRVQSRRKAEMYLVRTDGFSCTREKVTESSLAFTHPTTQQQMLMWKSPPKTVLLLKKLGPELMEEAKEVASFLYYQEKMNVLVEPDVHDVFARIPGFGFVQTFYSQDTSDLHERVDFVACLGGDGVILHASNLFRGAVPPVVSFNLGSLGFLTSHTFKDYRDDLMAVIHGNNSLDGVYITLRMRLRCEIFRNGKAMPGKVFDILNEVVVDRGSNPYLSKIECYEHDRLITKVQGDGVIVATPTGSTAYSTAAGGSMVHPNVPCMLFTPICPHSLSFRPVILPDSAKLELKIPEDTRSNAWVSFDGKRRQQLSRGDSVRIYMSQHPLPTVNKSDQTGDWFRSLIRCLNWNERLDQKAL
- the LOC105051795 gene encoding probable NAD kinase 2, chloroplastic isoform X2, with the protein product MLAACGGRGPLKLAILPGERSRCGSRGGGGVEGFLVLKGRWRWRRAGRGAVDGEARRSVVVAGAGLSDFFSSRIGLDSHTFQTKDMSQLLWVGPVPGDIAEVEAYCRIFRAAEQLHTAIMDTLCNPETGECTVTYDTPSEDMSLLEEKVVAILGCMLALLNKGREDVLSGRSSFMNSFQTADVNILDGKLPPLAIFRGEMKRCCESLQVALANYLTPSDNRSIIIWRRLQRLKNVCYDAGFSREDGCPCPTIFANWSPVYFSSTKQYAMLEDSEVAFWRGGQVNDEGLAWLLDRGYKTIVDLREEAVKDEYYQSAIDQAVSYGKIEVVNLPVEVGTAPSMQWVELFASLVSDPNRRPIYLHSQEGVNRTSAMVSRWRQYITRPSMQLVPNQSLDLNGKSLKYGKGEEYQSMQSFVPLNLNGGFLVEDKTDSQSDSDTTCSFHGTNREKGIAAVQNNNENGEDASRLASAHNTVAHHEKTEDVEAKNVLNFSVDCDPFKAQFPTCNFFSKKEMSQFFKSREISPKTYLNSQKKRFVVFAISGEMHKSSVQSNGVLTDSLSTGRMKFRNSNGRPTDVDNVTGDIIGKSVSSKNSSSYILNGNGYLGGKSYSIAVDPKISRTNVSNNFSREVLSTAVRENVSKNSKSSIDSDGDVDLVEGNMCASTTGVVRVQSRRKAEMYLVRTDGFSCTREKVTESSLAFTHPTTQQQMLMWKSPPKTVLLLKKLGPELMEEAKEVASFLYYQEKMNVLVEPDVHDVFARIPGFGFVQTFYSQDTSDLHERVDFVACLGGDGVILHASNLFRGAVPPVVSFNLGSLGFLTSHTVQGDGVIVATPTGSTAYSTAAGGSMVHPNVPCMLFTPICPHSLSFRPVILPDSAKLELKIPEDTRSNAWVSFDGKRRQQLSRGDSVRIYMSQHPLPTVNKSDQTGDWFRSLIRCLNWNERLDQKAL